A genomic stretch from Psilocybe cubensis strain MGC-MH-2018 chromosome 1, whole genome shotgun sequence includes:
- a CDS encoding AP-2 complex subunit alpha-2 — protein sequence MATSMRGLTQFIADIRGARVKELEEKRINKEMANIRKKFKDGNLDGYQKKKYVAKIIFTYILGYKVDVGHMEAINLISSSKYSEKQIGYLAVTLLMHENSDFLRLVVNSIRKDLDSNHEVDNCLALHAIANVGGSEMAEALVEDVHRLLISPTSQNFVKKKAALTLLRLYRKHPEVIPAAEWAARIVSIMDDQDLGVVICVTSLVMALAQDHLDAYAVCYTKAVDRLHRLVIDREYAATYAYYKVPSPWLQVKLLRLLQYYPPSEDPTIIAVLQQVLQTIMNNCAEPSRNVQHNNAQHAVLFEAISLAIHLDTNSPLVGTAAVLLARFISSKETNVRYLGLDTMAHLAARAESLEPIKRHQNTIILSLRDKDISVRRRALDLLYSMCDVDNSELIVGELLRYLRVADYALREEMVLKIAILTEKYANSYKWYVDMILQLISTAGEHVGDEVWYRVVQIVTNTEDLQEYAAKAVFEHLKAPSTHESLVKVGGYILGEYGHLIANEPGYSPIEQFQLLHSKSQFCVASTRALLLSTYIKWVNVFPEIKPQLLNIFERYRHVLDAELQQRACEFYALASRPDEDEFLQNICEEMPPFPPRVSALLGSLNRKHGDTGDKRIWVHGGKEANLDREITKRKTLMVDVSGNDNTSSTSANGQGEILNSLAGLDLSASPNPSSSLPLIDNIEKGPRLTVGPNVERWFEKLTYVAEGVLYEDVQIQVGIKSRYQGHIGQLAVYLGNKVDAPLTSFTATLHVPDSEALSVSFAKIPPTTIGQRSQSQQLLHVECKKVFTAPPILTVSYLAGSHQSISVRLPIVLSKFFEHVKLGQTDFFERWKLIGGEREAQSIFPIGLTSAGQLDLTRNRQVVSGYGLNILEDIDPNPNNLVAAGVLHMSVEGKVGCLLRLEPNKDAKLCRLTVRSTSGDVATEVQKLVQKPLQVAP from the exons ATGGCGACCAGCATGCGCGGACTGACCCAG TTCATCGCGGATATTCGCGGGGCTAGGGTCAAGGAACTTGAGGAAAAAAGGATCAATAAAGAGATGGCCAATATCCGTAAAAAGTTCAAAG ACGGTAACTTGGACGGGTACCAGAAGAAAAA ATATGTGGCCAAGATTATCTTCACATATATCCTGGGGTACAAGGTCGATGTGGGGCATATGGAGGCTATCAATCTTATTTCCAGTTCCAAATACAGTGAAAAGCAGATA GGATACCTTGCCGTAACACTCCTAATGCACGAAAACTCTGATTTCTTGCGACTTGTCGTCAATTCGATTCGGAAAGATCTTGATTCAAATCATGAAGTTGACAATTGTCTCGCTCTGCACGCCATTGCAAATGTCGGTGGGAGTGAAATGGCCGAAGCTCTGGTAGAAGACGTGCATCGTCTACTCATTTCCCC CACTTCTCAGAAttttgtgaagaagaaagcggcATTAACACTCCTGAGACTGTATCGCAAACACCCAGAGGTCATTCCCGCTGCTGAATGGGCCGCCAGAATTGTCTCTATCATGGATGATCAAGACCTG GGCGTCGTGATATGCGTCACTAGCTTGGTTATGGCGTTAGCCCAGGACCATCTAGACGCGTATGCTGTGTGCTATACGAAAGCCGTTGATCGACTCCATCGT CTCGTCATTGATCGAGAATATGCCGCAACTTATGCGTACTATAAAGTGCCCTCTCCCTGGCTTCAGGTCAAACTCCTTCGATTACTTCAGTATTATCCCCCTTCTG AGGATCCCACCATCATTGCAGTACTACAACAGGTGCTCCAAACTATCATGAACAACTGTGCCGAACCATCTCGTAACGTTCAACATAATAATGCTCAACATGCCGTGCTGTTTGAAGCTATCAGTCTTGCCATTCACTTGGATACAAACTCACCTCTGGTAGGAACCGCTGCAGTCCTTCTGGCCCGGTTTATTTCTTCAAAAGAAACCAACGTCAGGTACCTGGGACTTGACACCATGGCCCATCTTGCTGCTCGAGCTGAATCACTAGAACCTATAAAGAGACATCAGAACACCATCATTCTATCCCTCCGCGATAAAGACATATCGGTTCGACGCCGCGCTTTGGACCTGTTGTATTCCATGTGTGATGTTGACAACTCGGAATTAATTGTAGGAGAACTCCTGCGATACCTCAGAGTGGCTGATTATGCATTAAGGGAAGAAATGGTCCTCAAAATTGCCATTCTGACAGAGAAATACGCCAACTCATATAAATGGTACGTCGACATGATTCTTCAGCTGATCAGCACGGCTGGAGAACATGTTGGCGACGAAGTATGGTACAGAGTGGTGCAGATAGTCACGAACACCGAGGACCTTCAGGAATATGCTGCTAAAGCCGTATTTGAGCATCTGAAGGCACCATCAACACATGAAAGTCTCGTCAAAGTTGGGG GCTATATTCTGGGTGAATACGGTCATCTCATTGCAAACGAACCGGGTTACAGTCCAATCGAACAATTTCAACTACTTCACTCAAAATCTCAATTCTGCGTTGCATCTACCCGTGCCCTGCTTCTATCTACCTATATCAAATGGGTAAATGTTTTCCCAGAAATAAAACCTCAACTCTTGAACATTTTCGAACGTTACCGGCATGTGCTTGATGCAGAGCTACAGCAACGTGCATGTGAATTCTACGCTCTGGCCTCGCGGCCAGATGAAGACGAATTCCTACAGAATATTTGTGAAGAAATGCCTCCTTTCCCTCCTAGAGTCAGTGCATTACTTGGCAGTCTCAACCGAAAACATGGTGATACAGGCGACAAACGAATTTGGGTACACGGCGGAAAAGAAGCAAATTTAGATCGAGAAATTACAAAGCGTAAAACTTTAATGGTGGATGTCTCGGGCAATGACAACACATCTTCAACTTCAGCAAATGGACAGGGTGAAATCCTGAATTCCTTGGCAGGCTTGGATCTATCAGCCTCACCCAAtccttcatcatcattgcCTTTGATAGATAATATCGAGAAGGGGCCCCGGTTGACTGTTGGACCGAATGTGGAGCGATGGTTCGAGAAGCTCACATATGTAGCTGAAGGTGTCCTCTACGAAGACGTACAGATTCAGGTCGGCATCAAATCGCGTTATCAAGGACACATAGGCCAACTAGCTGTATACCTTGGCAACAAAGTTGATGCACCGCTCACTTCTTTTACTGCAACTTTACATGTTCCCGATTCAGAAGCCCTCTCTGTGTCTTTTGCAAAAATACCTCCAACCACTATCGGACAGAGGAGCCAGTCACAACAACTCCTTCACGTAGAGTGCAAAAAGGTCTTCACTGCACCGCCAATCCTCACAGTCTCTTATCTAGCGGGATCACACCAAAGTATTTCGGTGCGACTTCCAATAGTCCTCAGCAAATTTTTTGAGCATGTGAAACTCGGTCAAACGGATTTCTTCGAGCGATGGAAGCTTATTGGGGGCGAACGCGAGGCCCAGAGCATCTTTCCTATTGGCTTGACTTCAGCTGGCCAATTAGACCTAACAAGAAACCGACAAGTAGTATCGGGTTATGGTTTGAATATTCTGGAGGATATtgacccaaacccaaacaaTCTGGTTGCTGCGGGTGTACTTCACATGTCTGTCGAAGGGAAGGTTGGTTGTCTCCTGAGGTTGGAACCTAACAAAGATGCAAAG CTTTGTCGATTGACGGTACGCAGTACTTCTGGAGACGTAGCCACGGAAGTACAAAAACTAGTACAAAAACCACTACAAGTAGCACCATGA
- a CDS encoding putative Ras GTPase-activating-like protein ngap, with product MSSTWDNYPTSSETPREFLVSVELYVSNAAGATLRKPATTRKKGDKRDSAGDDVKLKERASSNWLSLQKGLNGTGQWRPATCRLLEEGERCLLNVYLDESILFQTVYVHLLNQTDIRQADNSLFYRKDCVGIFCIAGQRWTSSHTAEPLYIQFPNADTSSTWQALLKSYAIPEIYGRWFFPMDGGSYRMWRQVELTVTQGRNIGIPVNSYNGHDYGAENDGADVDVSCEIHLNDILCSRTTTKRGLGALDWHESFLFSGLPPFENLEIVVWREKKLSKPAVLGITRIALANFRRGDTVEGWFPVLQTGSIGTEVQFGELRLKIRVDEEIILPYSCYKGLMKTCKSRNFLDWMSDLESRLKLKNISSHLMSIAVATNVVIEQVQQYAAQEVENTSTSQQTLFRGNTTLTKTLELCMTWYGKTFLEASIGTVLRRLCAEKVAIEVDPMRSGKGTRDVERNVEQLKYWCQEFWTQIYSVRNECPNEMRILFKTIRTLVEQRYQPNPASLDNNKNLRWQSVSAFCFLRFIVPAILNPHLFGLCPGLPSVPVQRSLTLIAKVIQSLANLNPNVQKESFMKRVQGFLEESVPVMIDYLHAVSTPVEGTPSSMLGDAMNRHDRLNVVNALRHRTKKMKVLDKEAVPILPHLLDIPKHLAIITSAVIRGSRDLNFRPRIGDEIDHAIDEFCSKCFEVEEEALLRVSQLASKLSSESGRPTNQDSSPDNELLINGAQPIRITEVSGTVMSTNITPNRQRRTSRPATAPSQTPTSPTRRHILAGESSLISWGSSSATDEQESWISTTTRQLHIKAPSTDSVPAFGKRDSPIPIRLLPSTEPSADSTDDPGKRKKGLLRGILRR from the exons ATGTCCAGCACCTGGGACAACTATCCAACTTCTTCAGAAACGCCGAGAGAATTCCTTGTTTCTGTTGAACTATATGTGTCAAATGCGGCCGGCGCAACGCTACGCAAG CCAGCGACAACCCGTAAGAAAGGCGATAAACGCGATTCAGCAGGCGACGATGTTAAACTGAAAG AGAGAGCCAGTTCGAATTGGCTCTCGCTACAAAAGGGATTGAATGGTACCGGTCAATGGAGGCCTGCTACATGCAGATTACTGGAGGAAGGCGAACGCTGTCTTCTAAATGTCTATCTTGAC GAGAGCATTCTCTTCCAAACTGTCTACGTTCATCTTCTAAACCAAACTGACATAAGGCAAGCCGATAATTCTCTGTTCTATCGAAAGGATTGTGTTGGGATATTTTGCATTGC AGGGCAAAGGTGGACATCATCACACACAGCAGAGCCATTGTACATTCAATTCCCAAATGCCGATACATCTTCTACCTGGCAGGCCCTTCTTAAGTCATACGCGATCCCGGAGATATATGGACGATGGTTCTTTCCGATGGACGGGGGATCGTATCGAATGTGGCGTCAAGTTGAACTCACGGTTACACAAGGACGAAATATTGGTATCCCTGTCAATTCATATAATGGACACGATTATGGCGCAGAAAATGATGGTGCAGACGTCGACGTCTCATGTGAAATCCACCTAAATGATATTCTCTGTAGCCGTACAACAACAAAGAGGGGATTGGGGGCATTAGACTGGCATGAAAGTTTCCTATTTTCTGGTCTACCTCCTTTCGAGAACCTGGAGATTGTTGTATGGCGGGAAAAAAAACTTTCTAAACCTGCCGTCCTTGGAATCACGCGTATAGCATTGGCTAATTTCAGGAGAGGGGATACAGTGGAAGGCTGGTTTCCTGTGCTTCAGACAGGTTCTATAGGGACAGAAGTTCAGTTCGGTGAACTGCGTCTAAAGATCCGAGTCGACGA AGAAATAATACTGCCCTATTCTTGTTATAAAGGCCTTATGAAA ACATGCAAATCACGAAACTTTCTAGACTGGATGTCAGATTTGGAGAGTCGACTGAAATTAAAGAATATATCTTCCCATTTGATGTCTATCGCCGTTGCGACAAATGTTGTTATTGAGCAAGTACAACAATACGCCGCTCAAGAAGTTGAAAATACGTCGACAT CTCAACAAACTCTGTTCCGCGGCAATACAACTCTGACAAAAACTCTAGAGCTATGTATGACGTGGTATGGTAAAACATTCTTGGAAGCTAGCATCGGGACTGTTTTGCGTAGACTTTGCGCGGAGAAGGTCGCGATCGAAGTCGACCCCATGCGGTCCGGAAAGGGTACAAGAGACGTCGAAAGGAATGTTGAACAACTTAAATATTGGTGCCAAGAATTTTGGACTCAAATATATTCTGTTCGGAATGAGTGTCCCAA TGAAATGAGAATTCTATTCAAAACGATTCGTACTCTAGTGGAGCAACGTTACCAACCAAACCCTGCCTCATTAGACAATAACAAGAATTTGCGATGGCAAAGTGTCTCCgcgttttgttttttgagaTTCATCGTTCCTGCTATCTTAAACCCACATCTGTTTGGCCTTTGCCCAG GTCTTCCAAGTGTTCCCGTTCAACGAAGTTTGACTTTAATCGCAAAAGTCATTCAGAGTCTTGCGAATCTGAATCCT AATGTGCAGAAAGAAAGTTTTATGAAAAGAGTTCAAGGATTTTTAGAAGAAAGTGTTCCGGTCATGATAGATTACCTTCATGCGGTTTCGACGCCTGTTGAGGGCACTCCATCTTCGATGCTGGGAGATGCTATGAATCGACATGATCGTCTTAACGTTGTCAACGCCTTGCGCCATCGgacgaagaaaatgaaagtCTTGGATAAGGAAGCTGTCCCCATTCTTCCACACCTTCTGGACATACCTAAACATCTTGCTATTATAACATCAGCAGTGATTCGAGGTTCGAGAGACCTCAATTTTCGCCCGAGAATAGGAGACGAGATTGATCATGCCATCGATGAATTCTGTTCGAAATGTTTCGAAGTCGAAGAGGAAGCTCTACTTAGGGTCAGCCAATTAGCCAGCAAATTGTCATCTGAGAGCGGACGACCAACAAACCAAGATAGTTCTCCAGATAATGAACTCCTTATTAACGGAGCTCAACCTATCCGCATCACTGAAGTTTCAGGGACAGTCATGTCGACAAACATTACACCCAATCGGCAACGAAGGACTTCTCGACCAGCAACGGCTCCTTCTCAAACTCCCACTAGTCCCACGCGTCGCCATATTCTTGCTGGTGAAAGTTCACTTATCAGCTGGGGATCAAGCTCAGCTACGGATGAACAAGAAAGTTGGATCTCAACTACCACACGCCAGCTTCATATCAAAGCACCCTCTACGGATTCAGTGCCAGCTTTCGGCAAGCGAGACTCACCTATACCTATCCGACTACTACCATCAACAGAACCTTCTGCTGATTCAACAGACGATCCAGGAAAGCGCAAGAAAGGCTTGCTCAGAGGCATTCTTCGAAGGTAA
- a CDS encoding Putative elongation of fatty acids protein 1, which translates to MASLAGFLLDIIPYRLPVHLYSYVEGTTPLSTTKTVTTTLISYLVIIFGIQALMKDKKPLKLTTLFQIHNVLLSSGSLLLLVLMLEEIVPNIWNNGIHHALCASESWTPRMEFYYMINYYFKYIELLDTVFLALKKKPLQFLHVFHHSATALLCFTQLNGRTSISWSVITLNLAVHVIMYYYYYATAGGAKFWWKKYLTSMQITQFVIDILVVYFGTYERMAFKYYPSLPYIGNCAGSEQAALFGCFLLTSYLFLFIDFYFRTYKKPASKPASNGSANGHANGKANGAANGIANGTS; encoded by the exons ATGGCTTCCCTTGCAGGTTTCCTCCTGGACATAATACCCTACCGTCTCCCGGTTCATCTTTATTCTTATGTTGAAGGAACCACCCCCCTTTCAACCACCAAAACGGTTACTACGACCCTAATTTCATACCTCGTCATCATTTTCGGCATTCAGGCCCTCATGAAGGACAAGAAACCTCTCAAGCTCACGACCCTTTTCCAAATTCATAATGTTCTCCTCAGCTCCGGAAGTCTTCTTTTACTTGTTTTGATGCTTGAGGAAATCGTACCCAACATCTGGAATAATGGCATTCATCACGCTCTTTGCGCCTCGGAATCTTGGACACCC AGAATGGAATTCTACTATATGATTAATTATTACTTCAAGTACATTGAATTACTTGACACCGTATTCCTCGCGCTCAAGAAGAAACCCTTGC AATTCCTTCATGTGTTCCATCACTCTGCGACCGCGCTGCTCTGCTTCACGCAGCTTAACGGAAGGACCAGCATC TCCTGGTCCGTGATCACTCTCAATCTGGCCGTTCACGTCATTATGT actactactactacgcCACGGCCGGGGGAGCTAAATTCTGG TGGAAAAAATATCTCACTAGCATGCAAATCACCCAATTCGTCATTGACATCTTGGTTGTATATTTCGGAA CTTACGAGCGCATGGCCTTCAAGTACTACCCAAGCCTTCCATATATCGGTAACTGCGCTGGCTCTGAACAAGCTGCCCTTTTCGGTTGCTTCCTCCTCACTAGCTACCTTTTCCTGTTTATCGACTTCTACTTCCGAACATACAAGAAGCCTGCTTCCAAGCCCGCTTCTAATGGATCGGCAAATGGACACGCAAACGGAAAGGCCAACGGTGCTGCTAATGGAATTGCCAACGGGACCTCGTGA